The sequence below is a genomic window from Deltaproteobacteria bacterium GWC2_55_46.
GAAGTGCTCGTAGACGGCCCGGAGGGGATATCCATACTCCCGGCCAGCTCAGGGGTCCAGGAGCTCACCTCTCTTTCCGCGGAAGAGAGGCTTGCGCTCGCTTCTCACCTTGAGGAGCTGGAAGAGGCATTCGACATAATGATAATAGATACGGGCGCCGGGATATCGAGCAACGTCCTTTTCTTCAACGTCGCGGCGCAGGAGATAATGGTCGTCGTAACTCCTGAGCCGACCTCGATAACAGACGCCTATGCCCTCATGAAGGTGCTCCTCCACAAACACGGCGAGAGGAGGTTCAAGCTCCTCGTGAACGAGGTAAAGAACAGAAAGGAAGGGATCGAGGTCTACAGGAAGATAAGCCTTGCCGCCGAAAGGTTCCTGAGTATCTCGGTAGAGTACGTCGGCTGCGTGCTCCTCGACGAGAACGTGCATAGGTCTGTAATCAGGCAGAAGGCCGTAATGGAGCTTTATCCTGAATCGAAGGCGAGCCAGTGCTATCAGGACATAGCGAAGGAGTTATGCGCTTCCCCCGCGCAGGATGGACTCAAGGGCGGGATGCAGTTTTTCTGGAAGCAGTTCCTGACGAGAAATATCTGAAACCGGGATCCGAATCCTAAGAAGAGGAAGTGGGACATGCAAACTATCGCGAGACCAGACAGAGACAGGCTTCTTGAGGAGAACATACACCTGGTGAAGATAATCGCCTACCAGGTAGCCGTGAACCTCCCGCCTCATATCGACGTCAACGACCTCATAAGCGCCGGAACGATAGGCCTCCTTGAGTCGATAGACAGGTTCGACACAAGCAAGGGCGTCCAGTTCAACACCTACGCCTCCATAAGGATCAGGGGCTCGATACTGGACGAGCTCCGGAGCATGGACTGGATGACCAGGTCGATGAGGGACAAGTCGAACCAGCTTGAGAAGGCCTACGACGAGATAGAGAAGCGGACCGGGAGGCCGGCAGAGACCGAGGAGGTCGCCAAGTTCCTGGATATCTCCACCGACGCCCTGAACAAGATCCTGAGCCAGGTAAGCGCTCTTAGCGTCATGAACCTCGAGGACCTCGGTATGAACCATGACGACGGCATGGACATCCTGGAGTGCATAAAGGATCCGGAGGGCGTTGACCCGATGACCGTCGTAAAGTTCAACGAGATCAAAAGGAAGGTCGCCGAGGCGGTAGAGGCGCTCCCTGAAAAGGAAAAGCTCATCATATCACTTTACTACTATGACGAGCTTACGCTCAAGGAGATAGGCAAGATCCTTGACATAACCGAGTCCAGGGTCTGCCAGCTTCACAGCCAGACCATGCACAGGCTAAAAGGAAGGCTCAAAAAAATACTTTAAGGACTTTTCGCGGCGCGCGCAGAAAAATTAAAGAATTACCGTCTTTTACCCGATAAAAGGGAAGGGTGAATATGGAAAATAACGATTCTATGAGGGAAATGCTCGTTTCCCAGGACCCTTACCTCAGAAGGGACGCGTGCGAAGCCATCGGGGATGGCAGGATGGAGGAGTTTATCCCGGCCCTGGTAACGGCCCTTAGGGACGATGACCCTGGCGTAAGGGAAGCGTCCATCCACGCGCTTACCTCAATAGGCGGCGAAAAAGTGGCCTCTGCCATAGCGCATCTGCTGGGTGAAGAGAGTGCTGTCTTGAGGAACATCGGGATAGAGATACTCGAGCTCCTGGGTCCTGACGCCTTTATGACGCTTGCCGGGCTCCTGGACCATGAAGACGACGATATTGTAAAGTTCGCTGTTGATATTATTTCAAATACGAGGGAAGAACGCTCGCTTTCTATCCTCTTCCCGCTTATAAGCCACAGGAACCCGAATGTGAGGGCCTCTGTTGCCGTCTGCCTTGGAAGGCTCAAGTCGCCTGAAGCCGTGCCTGTGCTTTTAAAGGCCCTTGAAGACACAGAAGAATGGGTAAGGTTTTCCGCTATCGAGGGGCTCGGCCTTGTTCGTGACGGAAGGGCCCTTGAACCGTTGATAGGGCTTATAAAGACCGATTCCGGCCTGATAAAAGAGGCGGCTATAGACGCCGTGGCGAAGCTGTCATCTATCGAAGACGCGGTAGCCGTGCTCGCAACACTCAAGCCGATGGTGCGCAAGGGCAGGTCCTTCAGCACAAACGGCATAGTAGAGCTCATGGAAAAGGTATTCTCGCCGGGATCCGATTTCAGGCCTTCGCTGGAGTTCAAGAAGACGTACTTCAGCTTCTTTTCAAAGGCGTTCGAGGATGAGGACAGGCATGGCAAGTTAAAGGCACTGAGGGGGCTGGCGCTCCTGAGGCTCCCGGCAGGGGAAGGCATCGACCGGGTATTCTGTTTTATCGAGGCTCAAAACGAGCTGGACGAGGAGACGGAGGCCTTCCTTGTAGATACAATAGTCGCGCTCTCGGGAAGGCGTCTCCTTCCAGAGCTTAAGGAGAACCTTAAGCAGGGCTCAAAGTGCCTCAGGATAATCGTCAAGGCGCTCGGAGAGATGAAATTAGCTGCCGCGGTCCCTGTCCTGCAGCACCTGGTGGCCAGGGTCGCGAAGAACGAGATGAGAGAAATAGTCGTCGCGCTCGAGTCCATCGGATCGACCAGTTCGATAGAGGTGCTCTATCAGTTCCTTGAAAGCTCTGACGGCCACACGCGGAAGATCGCCGCCAGGGCGCTTTCCTCACTTGCCGGGCCATCGGCGGTCTCTTCTCTTTTCGATGCCGTGCGCAGGGAGTCTTACAGGGACGTGATGGAGGAGATAACAGACAGCCTTGCCCTGATACCCGCTGATTCCGTGAGAAAAGGGTTTATAGCCCTGCTTGAGGCTGATAACGAGCAATTAAGGGAAATGGGCGCAAGGGGGCTCGGCGCCATAGGCGACGAAGAGGCCCTCGACGTGCTTAAAAAAGCGGCGAAGGACACCAGCCACAACGTCAGGAAGGCCGCCTACAAGTCGATGGCCAGGCTTGGCATCCCTTACGCCATAGACGAGATCGTCAAGGGATTGAACGACGACAATGACGACGTGAAGCTCTCGGTCCTGAAGGGGCTCGGCGGCTGGAGCGGCGAGAAGATTAAATCCGCCCTCGTGCACGCGCTGATGGACAGGAACATATGGGTCAGGTATCACTCTGTGCTCCTCCTGGGCGAGCTTGGCGAGCACGATGTGGAAGGACTTATAATTGAAAAACTCGTAAAAGACGAGGCGCCGGTGAAGGCGGCCGCCGCGAGGGCTCTTGAGAGGCTCGGGGCAACCGAATCGGTCGATATACTGATGCAGTTCGTGGACCACCCGGATCCCAGCGTAAGGGGCGCTGTAGAGAGCGCTATAGAATCGCTTAGATGCTGACATTAGGAATAAATAAACCGGCTCTCTCCAACGAGACATTCCTGCTTGTGAGGGACATCATATACAGCAGGTGCGGTATCTTCTTCCCGGAGAACAAGAAGTACCTGCTGGAGACCAGGCTCGCGAGAAGGCTCGATGAGAGAAACCTCAAGACCTTCGAGGACTATTACTATTTCCTGACCTATGACAGGGAAAAGGACAGGGAGCTTCAAAACCTCTTCAACTCGGTCGTCACGAACGAGACGAGCTTTTTCAGGGACCCGGTGCAGCTCGATGCCTTCAGAAAGGGCGTTGTGGCGAAGGTCCTCGATGAAAAGGGTCAAAACGGAAACAGGAACATCAAGATATGGAGCGCGGCCTGCTCTACCGGGGAAGAGCCTCTTACGCTCGCGATGATGCTTCTTGAGGACGGGGTTCATCTGAAGGGATGGAATATAGAGATACTCGCGACTGATATAAGCGAAAACGTCCTGAAGGCGGCGGCGGCCGGTTTCTATGAGAAGTACGCGCTTCGGAATACTCCTGAACATTACCTGAAAAAGTACTTCAGCCCGGCAGGCGAATCGTACACGATAAGCAAGCGGGCGCATGAGATTGTGAAGTTCAAGAGGATGAACCTGATGGACTCTCTCGAGACCAGGATGGTCAGGGGTATGGACATAGTCTTGTGCAGGAACGTGCTCATATACTTCGATGACGCCTCGAAGAAAAAAGCCATAGGCCATATCTATGACAGCATGGACAGGGGCGGCTATCTCTTTGTAGGATTTTCAGAGTCGCTTCACAGCATAACGAGGCTTTTCAGGCCTGTCAGCATAGAGCGTTCCGTAGTCTATAAAAAAATCTGATCCGAGAGGCTGTTCTATGGAGAAAAAGATACTGGTAGTCGATGACTGCGATACGACAAGGAAACTGCTGTCGTATATCATCAGGGAGAAGGGGTATAAGATAATCAGCGCCACAAACGGCATCGAGGCGCTGGAGATCATGGCCACCGATCCCGCCGACCTCATCGTGACCGACCTGAACATGCCGCAGATGGACGGCTACGAGCTTTCGAAAAGCCTGAGGGGGCAGGATTCCTACAGGGATATCCCGATAATAATGATAACCACAGAGGCCGGAGAGGCGGACAGGAGGATGGGCATGGAGGCCGGCGTGACCACCTATCTGTCGAAACCTATCTCGCCGCAGAGGCTTTTATATGAGATAGAGAAGCTCATCTGACAATAAACCC
It includes:
- a CDS encoding flagellar synthesis regulator FleN, translating into MDQAVTLRRFAEENQEVPVTRVISVSSGKGGVGKTNSVINLAIAFSRMGKKVLLLDADLGLGNLDVLLGLAPRYNMGHLLRGEKSIGEVLVDGPEGISILPASSGVQELTSLSAEERLALASHLEELEEAFDIMIIDTGAGISSNVLFFNVAAQEIMVVVTPEPTSITDAYALMKVLLHKHGERRFKLLVNEVKNRKEGIEVYRKISLAAERFLSISVEYVGCVLLDENVHRSVIRQKAVMELYPESKASQCYQDIAKELCASPAQDGLKGGMQFFWKQFLTRNI